Proteins from a single region of Bradyrhizobium diazoefficiens:
- a CDS encoding DUF3830 family protein, protein MSKLAIRAGDFTFDARFEEQAAPKTVAAFRKVLPFESHIIHVRWSGEGVWMPLGDLDFGVGYENPTSYPAPGQIILYPGGISETEILLAYGGVRFASKMGQLAGNHFITLTSGLENLAPLGKSVLWKGALPIRLEEV, encoded by the coding sequence ATGAGCAAACTGGCTATCCGCGCGGGCGATTTCACCTTCGATGCCCGCTTCGAGGAGCAGGCGGCGCCCAAGACCGTTGCGGCGTTCCGCAAGGTGCTGCCGTTCGAGAGCCACATCATCCATGTGCGCTGGAGCGGCGAAGGCGTGTGGATGCCGCTCGGCGATCTCGACTTCGGCGTCGGCTACGAGAATCCCACCAGCTATCCCGCGCCCGGGCAGATCATCCTCTATCCCGGCGGCATCAGCGAGACCGAGATCCTGCTCGCCTATGGCGGCGTTCGCTTCGCGAGCAAGATGGGCCAGCTCGCCGGCAATCACTTCATCACGCTGACCTCGGGCCTTGAGAATCTGGCGCCGCTGGGCAAGAGCGTGCTCTGGAAAGGCGCGCTGCCGATCCGCTTAGAGGAGGTCTGA
- a CDS encoding chloride channel protein: MFARIRYFVDGKGTNRTMVRLRALLRSNEFYLIPLALVIGTLAGAIVTLMAEIAQIAHVVIYGIPIDVRLSANAYISPWAAMIAPALGGLVLGVMEWWRRRLKLSSAVDPIEANALRGGNLSMRDSVVVSSQTLISNGCGASVGLEAGYTQIGSGIASLLGKFFNLRRNDLRLMVGCGAAAAIAAAFGAPITGAFYACELIVGVYSVGSAAPILAASLAGALTAQWLGGAPYSLEIPKVSAVGVEQYLALIGLALVTSGVGIAVMRSSSMFERLFKWLPVWLRPVIGGFIVGAFALVTPQVLAAGHGAMVLDLFHDMAIGLIAIIIALKVTACLISLASGFRGGLFFASLFVGSLIGKFFAAVLLLISPHFAIDPLVAMLTGMATLGVAIVGGPLTMSFLVLEMTRNVDVTAVVLAGCIVTSICVRFMFGHSFSTWRLHLRGETIRSANDVGWLRNLTVERLMRSDVGKVPSTTTIAATRREFVLGSRPGIVIVNNADEYVGLVLLPDLFSSDLDTIADEIQVIELARLTDIVLIPEMNVKSAMAVFDEAEAEMLAVVDSTDSRKVVGFLTETFARRRYVEEIDKATRGVLGALS, translated from the coding sequence GTGTTCGCGCGGATCAGATATTTCGTCGACGGCAAGGGGACGAACCGCACCATGGTTCGGCTGCGCGCGCTCCTGCGCAGCAACGAGTTTTACCTGATTCCGCTGGCGCTCGTGATCGGCACGCTGGCCGGCGCCATTGTGACGCTGATGGCCGAAATCGCGCAGATCGCCCATGTCGTGATCTACGGTATTCCCATCGACGTGCGTCTCTCGGCCAACGCCTATATCAGTCCCTGGGCAGCGATGATCGCGCCCGCGCTTGGCGGCCTGGTGCTCGGCGTCATGGAATGGTGGCGGCGGCGGCTGAAGCTCTCGAGCGCGGTCGACCCGATCGAGGCCAACGCGCTCCGCGGCGGCAATCTGTCGATGCGCGACAGCGTCGTGGTGTCGAGCCAGACCCTGATCTCCAACGGCTGCGGCGCCTCTGTCGGTTTAGAGGCCGGCTACACCCAGATCGGCTCGGGCATTGCATCGCTGCTCGGGAAATTCTTCAATCTCCGCCGCAACGACCTCCGTCTGATGGTCGGCTGCGGCGCTGCGGCGGCGATTGCGGCAGCCTTCGGCGCACCGATTACTGGTGCGTTCTACGCCTGCGAACTGATCGTCGGCGTCTATTCGGTCGGCAGCGCCGCGCCGATCCTGGCGGCCTCGCTGGCGGGCGCGCTGACGGCGCAATGGCTCGGCGGCGCGCCTTATTCGCTCGAAATTCCCAAGGTCAGCGCCGTCGGCGTCGAGCAATATCTGGCGCTGATCGGGCTCGCGCTCGTCACCAGCGGCGTGGGTATCGCCGTGATGCGCTCGTCCTCGATGTTCGAGCGGCTGTTCAAATGGCTCCCGGTCTGGCTGCGTCCGGTGATCGGCGGCTTCATCGTCGGCGCTTTTGCGCTCGTGACGCCGCAAGTGCTCGCGGCCGGCCACGGCGCCATGGTACTCGATCTCTTCCATGACATGGCGATTGGCCTGATTGCCATCATCATTGCGCTGAAGGTGACGGCCTGCCTGATCTCGCTGGCGTCAGGCTTTCGTGGCGGACTTTTCTTTGCCTCGCTGTTTGTCGGTAGCCTGATCGGGAAATTCTTCGCCGCGGTGCTGCTGCTGATCAGCCCGCACTTTGCGATCGATCCGCTGGTGGCGATGCTGACCGGCATGGCGACGCTGGGCGTCGCCATCGTCGGCGGTCCCTTGACCATGTCGTTTCTTGTCCTCGAGATGACCCGCAATGTCGACGTCACCGCCGTGGTGCTGGCCGGCTGCATCGTCACCTCGATCTGCGTCCGATTCATGTTCGGCCACTCCTTCTCGACCTGGCGTCTGCATCTGCGCGGCGAGACCATCCGCAGCGCCAACGACGTCGGCTGGCTGCGTAACCTCACCGTCGAGCGGCTGATGCGCTCGGACGTCGGCAAGGTGCCGTCGACCACCACCATCGCCGCGACACGGCGGGAATTCGTGCTGGGATCGCGGCCTGGAATCGTTATCGTCAACAATGCTGACGAATATGTCGGCCTCGTCCTGCTGCCCGACTTGTTCTCCAGCGACCTCGACACAATCGCCGACGAGATCCAGGTGATCGAGCTCGCGCGCCTGACCGATATCGTGCTGATCCCGGAAATGAACGTGAAGAGCGCGATGGCGGTGTTCGACGAGGCCGAGGCCGAGATGCTGGCGGTGGTCGATTCCACCGACAGCCGCAAGGTGGTCGGCTTCCTGACCGAGACCTTCGCCCGCCGCCGCTATGTCGAAGAGATCGACAAGGCCACGCGCGGCGTGCTGGGGGCGTTATCGTGA
- a CDS encoding class II aldolase/adducin family protein, whose product MTADELATRQAIIGACRRMNALGINQGTSGNISVRFGGGLLITPTSVPYDAMTPDQIVFMAMDGSHAPDQKPSSEWRFHLDILRARADVNAVVHAHPTYGTILAIMGMDIPPVHYMIAAAGGDSIRCAPYATFGTVELSGHAVRALDGRLACLLDHHGMIALGKTLDKAMWLAVEVETLARQYHGCLQIGQPPLLSSAEIERVRQRMAGYGLSEV is encoded by the coding sequence ATGACAGCGGACGAACTCGCCACGAGACAGGCCATCATCGGCGCCTGCCGCCGCATGAACGCGCTCGGCATCAACCAGGGCACATCAGGCAATATCAGCGTGCGATTCGGCGGTGGGCTCCTGATCACGCCAACCAGCGTGCCCTATGACGCCATGACGCCGGACCAGATCGTCTTCATGGCGATGGACGGCTCGCATGCCCCCGACCAGAAGCCGTCCAGCGAGTGGCGCTTCCATCTGGACATCCTGAGGGCGCGGGCCGACGTCAACGCCGTCGTGCACGCCCATCCGACCTATGGCACCATTCTGGCGATCATGGGCATGGATATCCCGCCCGTGCACTACATGATTGCGGCCGCCGGCGGCGACAGCATCCGCTGCGCGCCCTATGCCACTTTCGGGACGGTGGAACTGTCCGGGCATGCGGTGCGCGCGCTGGACGGCCGGCTCGCCTGCCTGCTCGACCATCACGGCATGATCGCGCTCGGCAAGACACTGGACAAGGCGATGTGGCTTGCCGTCGAGGTCGAGACGCTGGCGCGGCAATATCACGGCTGTCTCCAGATCGGCCAACCGCCGCTGCTCTCCAGCGCCGAGATCGAACGGGTCCGTCAGCGCATGGCCGGCTACGGCCTGTCGGAAGTGTAG
- a CDS encoding Hsp20/alpha crystallin family protein codes for MQPKNPFDWMLSEALDQLTRGERLRQQFGRQEACWEPPIDVLETEHELLILVALPGVNPDNVETVIHDGVLVISGQRTLPPELRNARIHRLELPQGRFERRIALPLGRYAISRFVMDGCVALRLAKS; via the coding sequence ATGCAACCCAAAAATCCCTTCGACTGGATGCTGTCCGAAGCCCTCGACCAGCTGACCCGCGGCGAACGGCTGCGCCAGCAGTTCGGCCGTCAGGAAGCCTGCTGGGAGCCGCCGATCGACGTGCTTGAGACCGAGCATGAGCTCCTCATCCTGGTCGCGCTTCCCGGCGTCAATCCGGACAATGTCGAGACGGTGATCCATGACGGCGTGCTGGTCATTTCCGGCCAGCGCACGCTGCCGCCGGAGCTTCGCAACGCCCGCATCCATCGGCTCGAGCTGCCGCAGGGGCGTTTTGAGCGCCGCATTGCATTGCCCCTTGGCCGCTACGCCATCAGCCGCTTCGTGATGGACGGCTGCGTCGCACTGCGCCTCGCCAAATCCTGA
- the puuE gene encoding allantoinase PuuE translates to MTATSYPRDLRGYGRNPPHPEWPGNARVAVQFVVNFEEGGENNILHGDRASEAFLSDVLGAQPWPGQRHANIESMFEYGSRAGFWRLWRIFNERKWPTTVFGVATALKRNPEIVAAITESGWDIASHSLKWIEHKDMTEAQERAEIAEAIRVHTEATGARPLGWYTGRSSINTNRLLMEEGGFLYLCDSYADDLPYWVKGANGKQLIIPYTLDANDMRFINPQGFAEGEQFYTYLKDAFDVLYAEGEVAPKMMSVGLHCRLAGRPGRTAGLIRFLDYIGKHERVWVPTRLQIAQHWHDKHAHLAADAFEIG, encoded by the coding sequence GTGACCGCTACAAGCTATCCGCGCGATCTCCGCGGTTACGGCCGCAACCCGCCGCATCCAGAGTGGCCCGGCAACGCACGGGTCGCAGTGCAGTTCGTCGTCAATTTCGAAGAAGGCGGCGAGAACAACATCCTGCACGGCGACCGCGCGTCGGAAGCGTTCCTGTCCGACGTGCTCGGTGCGCAGCCCTGGCCCGGCCAGCGCCACGCCAACATCGAATCCATGTTCGAATATGGCTCACGTGCTGGCTTCTGGCGGCTGTGGCGGATATTCAATGAGCGGAAGTGGCCGACCACCGTGTTCGGTGTCGCAACCGCGCTGAAGCGCAATCCGGAAATCGTCGCCGCGATCACGGAGTCCGGCTGGGACATCGCGAGCCACAGCCTGAAATGGATCGAGCACAAGGACATGACGGAAGCGCAGGAGCGCGCCGAGATTGCCGAGGCGATCCGCGTCCATACCGAGGCCACCGGCGCGCGGCCGCTCGGCTGGTACACCGGGCGCTCCTCGATCAACACCAACCGTCTTCTGATGGAGGAAGGCGGCTTCCTCTATCTCTGCGATTCCTACGCTGACGATCTGCCTTATTGGGTCAAGGGCGCGAACGGCAAGCAGCTCATCATTCCCTATACGCTCGATGCCAACGACATGCGCTTCATCAACCCGCAAGGATTTGCCGAAGGCGAACAATTCTACACCTATCTGAAGGACGCCTTCGATGTGCTCTATGCCGAAGGCGAGGTCGCGCCGAAGATGATGTCGGTGGGCCTGCACTGCCGCCTCGCAGGCCGACCCGGCCGCACCGCGGGCCTGATTCGCTTCCTCGACTATATCGGCAAGCACGAGCGCGTCTGGGTGCCGACGCGGCTGCAGATCGCGCAGCATTGGCACGACAAGCACGCGCATCTTGCTGCCGACGCGTTCGAGATCGGTTGA
- the uraD gene encoding 2-oxo-4-hydroxy-4-carboxy-5-ureidoimidazoline decarboxylase: MPQIPLADLNAASKADFVAALANVVEYSPEIAEQLAAQRPFAGIHQLHAALMAVIQSTEPDVQLALIRAHPDLANKTQRAAGLTAESTEEQNSAGLDRLSEAEYAAFERANSAYRDKFGFPFIVCVRRHTRDSILRDFETRLRNLAKTETRRAIEEIGRISALRLDQLVIADDGLKVHGRLSTHVLDNHAGKPAFGIAVELVELASLGESRVIARAVTNADGRTDQPLIGGRPLPIGRYELRFNVGKYYAERNVQLPDPPFLDEIPLRFAISEPEGHYHVPLLVTPWSYSTYRGS; this comes from the coding sequence ATGCCGCAGATCCCGCTCGCCGATCTGAACGCTGCAAGTAAGGCCGATTTCGTCGCCGCGCTCGCCAATGTCGTTGAATATTCGCCTGAAATCGCTGAGCAGCTCGCGGCGCAGCGGCCGTTTGCCGGCATCCACCAGCTGCATGCCGCGCTGATGGCGGTGATCCAAAGCACCGAACCCGATGTGCAGCTGGCGCTGATCCGGGCGCATCCCGATCTTGCCAACAAGACCCAGCGCGCAGCGGGCCTGACGGCGGAATCGACCGAGGAACAGAACAGCGCCGGCCTCGACCGGTTGTCGGAGGCTGAATACGCCGCGTTCGAACGCGCCAACAGCGCCTATCGTGACAAGTTTGGCTTCCCCTTTATCGTCTGCGTGCGGCGTCACACCAGGGATTCCATCCTGCGCGACTTCGAGACGCGCTTGCGCAATCTTGCGAAGACCGAGACGCGTCGGGCGATCGAGGAGATCGGCCGCATCTCGGCGCTGCGGCTCGATCAGCTCGTCATCGCCGACGACGGGCTGAAAGTGCACGGCCGGCTCTCGACCCACGTGCTGGACAACCACGCTGGCAAGCCCGCGTTTGGAATTGCGGTGGAGCTGGTCGAGCTCGCGAGTCTCGGCGAGAGCCGCGTGATCGCGCGGGCGGTCACCAACGCCGACGGCCGCACCGACCAGCCGCTGATCGGAGGCCGTCCGTTGCCGATCGGCCGCTATGAGCTACGGTTCAACGTCGGAAAATATTACGCCGAGCGCAACGTGCAGCTCCCCGATCCGCCGTTCCTCGACGAGATCCCGCTGCGGTTTGCGATCAGCGAGCCGGAAGGTCACTACCACGTGCCGCTGCTGGTGACGCCCTGGAGCTATTCGACCTATCGCGGGAGCTAG
- a CDS encoding MarC family protein, whose translation MIDFALSAFVTLLLVVDPVGLAPAFLAATGGMPDKIKRTVALRAPFIAASILVVIALVGNWLLRQLGIGIPAFQIAGGLLLFGVSYQMIFGDRPHREAREADKATAEHASDVAVFPLAIPMMAGPGAIATTLLLTGNAGYGAKLAIIIAVVLAVCLLCMLCFVSANLIARTLGRTGNAVLSRVLGMLLAAYSVQFVINGIAAVRASLS comes from the coding sequence ATGATCGACTTCGCCCTGTCCGCCTTCGTGACGTTGCTGCTTGTGGTCGATCCCGTCGGCCTCGCGCCGGCGTTTCTGGCCGCGACCGGGGGCATGCCGGACAAGATCAAGCGGACGGTGGCGCTACGCGCTCCGTTCATCGCGGCCTCGATCCTCGTCGTGATCGCGCTGGTCGGAAACTGGCTGCTGCGCCAGCTCGGGATCGGCATTCCGGCGTTCCAGATCGCCGGCGGGCTATTGCTGTTCGGCGTGTCCTACCAGATGATCTTCGGCGACCGCCCGCATCGCGAGGCGCGGGAAGCCGACAAGGCGACTGCGGAGCATGCCTCCGACGTCGCCGTGTTTCCGCTTGCCATTCCCATGATGGCCGGCCCCGGCGCGATTGCGACCACGCTGCTGCTGACGGGCAATGCCGGCTATGGGGCGAAGCTCGCCATCATCATCGCGGTGGTCCTTGCGGTCTGCCTGCTCTGCATGCTCTGCTTTGTCTCCGCCAACCTGATCGCGCGGACGCTGGGGCGCACCGGCAATGCCGTGCTCTCGCGCGTACTCGGCATGCTGCTCGCGGCCTATTCGGTCCAGTTCGTGATCAACGGTATTGCTGCCGTACGGGCGAGCCTGTCATAG
- a CDS encoding ferritin-like domain-containing protein, which translates to MAKQAKKRASKKKTAARRPRQAPKMLSDLFLETLKDIYFAENKIIKTLPKMAKAAHSKDLAAAFNKHLRETQGQVKRLDQIFKMLGKPARGKPCEAINGITDEGAEIMKEFKNAPALDAGLLASAQAVEHYEISRYGTLRTWAEELGMQDAARLLQETLDEEEATDHALSELATSVINLEAEEEYRAAA; encoded by the coding sequence ATGGCTAAACAAGCAAAGAAACGTGCAAGCAAGAAAAAGACCGCGGCGCGCCGCCCGCGTCAGGCGCCCAAGATGCTGAGCGACCTCTTTCTGGAAACGCTGAAGGACATCTATTTCGCCGAGAACAAGATCATCAAGACGCTGCCCAAGATGGCCAAGGCCGCTCATTCGAAGGACCTTGCGGCCGCCTTCAACAAGCATCTGCGCGAGACCCAGGGCCAGGTCAAACGGCTCGACCAGATCTTCAAGATGCTGGGCAAGCCGGCGCGCGGCAAGCCGTGCGAAGCGATCAACGGCATCACCGACGAGGGCGCCGAGATCATGAAGGAGTTCAAGAACGCCCCTGCCCTTGACGCCGGCCTGCTCGCCTCAGCGCAGGCCGTCGAGCACTACGAGATCTCCCGCTACGGCACGCTGCGCACCTGGGCCGAGGAGCTCGGCATGCAGGACGCAGCAAGGCTGCTTCAGGAGACGCTGGACGAGGAAGAGGCGACTGATCACGCGCTGTCCGAGCTCGCGACCTCCGTCATCAACCTCGAAGCGGAAGAGGAGTACCGCGCCGCGGCCTGA